In Myripristis murdjan chromosome 5, fMyrMur1.1, whole genome shotgun sequence, the genomic stretch TAGTTCACAGTCCCATTAAGCTCCTCTGACTCTGAGTTGCAGCGGAGCAGGTGCCACCAACACAAATCAGGGATCGTCATTACAGTCGGACCTCAGGAGCTTCACTAATTAGGTAGACGCATGTGTTCCCTAgtaggtgctgctgctgcttacattaacacacacatacacatcctaTTGTTGCTAAACAACTCTCCAACACAACATCtgcaaacagaaaatcaaaacattacaaaaacagGGTCctaaaagaaactgaaactgacaaACACATCTGCATAGGATTAATCTGAGACGAAATGTGGCAATGTTACAAATTCTAAAGCACGACATTGGTAAAAATCTGAACCAAAGGGTGGGGGTTAAAAGTCCTTTGTTGCTTTACATCACAGCAACAATGAATAAGGCCTGCGCTAACATGCTTGtaaagtcccccccccccccaaaaaaaaatacagtatctgTACAGCTCCTACTCTCCTGTGAGCTATGTGCAGGAGAAAGATTTGCCAGGTTCAATTTGAAACACTGCTTTATTCTCTGCTCTAAAATGTTGCACCTGAACCATGCTATGTGGATTAAGGTAGGAGAGAGGGGCCATGGGTGAGGATGGGACATGGCCATTGTGAGAGTGCATAGCCCTCTGGTTAACATTCACTGGAGACAAACTGAATCTGACAGACAATACCAGTCCCTGGCACAGAAAGTATTGATATTAATATCTATTTCCAGCTAACTCCAACAGTCAGGGACAGAGTCCTTACATTCCACTTGTCAgttcaaaaaatacatttgcttACTTTGCATGTATGAAATAGAAACATCTTTCCCTTGCTTTATATTTGGGATTTAGCCATTTAATTTAACATTCACAGGTTTAGGGGCTTGAACGGGGCTGAAGGGTGGAAGAGAAGTACTGCTAATTCTAAGGCTTCATGTTCTAATCCAACATTCAAGCCCCTCTGACTATGACCTGATATgtgggaaaggagaggagagagatcttgatgtttctctcctctcctttcgtATAATTCATAATCTCTGGACTGGTGTAAAAACACAGATTAACATCCTCTCTGTCACAGCAGAGTGGTGGGTTCATTAAAATGGTTGagtaataaaaacaagaacTCCTACAAAACATTAGAACttgtcattaaaaataaaacactgagaaTATCCATGCAACGCGACTCCCATTTGTCGACAATTATTGCTTCCTTTtcacaacctgtgtgtgtgtatgtgtgtgcatgcgtgcatttTTCAGTGGGCAGGAGGCTGTGTGCCCGCCAttgctttcttcctcctcttcattagCAGTGGATTGGTCGAATCCTCAATGTTCTTGATCTTGATTTGCTCGTAATCAACCCTCATTGTTGCCAAGGCACTGGTCATTTCCCCCTGAAAAAAATGCGAGAGGAAACTCATTAGACCACTTGCTGTGGCCAAACATCATAACAGGTTCTCCTGTTTTACCAGATAACTGTGTCAAACATTATAAGCCTGCTGGAGAAAAAGACAGGCAGCAGTCTAACCTTGACCTCCTCCCATgtgtccttctcctccttcagcaCACGACTAGTGTGGAGCGGGGTCTGCGGAACCTCCATTGACTGCTTTATGGggaaatacaaaaacatctaaatcatttatttatttatgttaatttaaCCTGCATTTACACAAGCAATACCATTGAGACACGGGGTCTCATTCTCAAGAAAGACCTGTCCAGGACAAATACAGcaatacaacacaaacagagTTACAAGCAAACATGTCCTTCAGACATGCTGCACTGTAGGGCCAGAATCACTGGGGTTCACAGGACAAAAGGTGAGCTAGACAAAGGGATGGTATGTGCTTACATTGATCCATGGATGATTCATGAACTCTGTGATGGTCATCCTCTGTGTCGGCTCAGTCTTAAGGAGAGTCCTAATCAGTTGTTTAGctataaacaagcaaacaaacaaacagatgttaCTGTTTAAATCCTTAAAAAGAAACTAATCGACTAATCGCTCGACTAATTCACCAATTTTTCAACAACCTTAACTTATACAAAGTGAAATCCTGGTGCATAGGGGcaaattaaagacattttacaaTGAAACTGCTAAGTACactaaaaatcaaaaattagaaaatgaatCAGTTTAGATGAATGAAccacaatgcaaaaaaacagggagaaaagacTGCATGAAAATTCACCTGGTAAATCTGCACATTTATGGAGTGAGAAAGCGGCTTAGGTGAATTAAATACAAGATTATCCTGAAATTTCAATTTTCCTAGTACATAAAAATAAGAACAGACAAACTAACTTGTAATTCTGTTTATATCAATGGGACCTCTACACAGAAGCTTAAAAATCTATCTTTCAGTCAAAAATGTAGCTTGCTAGCTGTAAATTATGTTTTCCTGAATTTCAAGTCAAGTAAGGAAACATCACACCTTTTcatattgataaaaaaaaaaaaaaaacaagcttatGAACGGAGACTTTAATTTATTGTAGTCAAAACTGACGCAGCCTTTTGTCTGACCAAAAAGTCACCCACACGCAATATACAGCTAGAGATGACTGGCCATGGCAGGTGTGTGGTAAAGATGACACATGGTAATTAAAACCAGCATATTTCTTAGGAATGAGACACACCACATAGTTTCTGTTGTGGTGAATGGGAATACTGATAGCACTATGATGGTTTTAACGGTTCTACTAGTTTCACTTTATTAATAAGCGACAACAGCAAGACTGGGAAGGTGGCCTCTTTCTAACGCTTAGGGGACATATTATGTCAACTGTGCTTACAGGAGTTTCAAAACCAGTTACTTTTATATAACATCATTTCATATTGCTTGTATTACGCTAGTATATAGATAATTCAAGACAAGatctttatatatttttgcCCCAGTGAGGAATTTTCCATGGACTCCACATGTGGTATATTTTCATGgatgctgctctctgctgtcgACAGTCACAGGCTGCATGTCGAGGGCGACCATTTCCGCAATTAAGTTGTTAACTGCTTCGCTTCTTggcttgtcacattttctggatATGAAATCCTTAATGCTAGCGTGCTGTTGTCGTCCTCCACTCGCAGCTGCACTGATGCCGGGCTCTGTCCCCAGGCTATTCGGGGGTTTCCACTGCAGGTGGTTTACCATTGAGCCTGTGCTGCTACCCTTAAAGGCTAATTCAGCGTGACACAGTGTACACTTGACAGTGTTTCCACTTatgtttctttcaaacaaacagccaaaacagtGCTTGTATTTTTGGTGGATGCCATCGTGCTCGTGACtcacatgatgaaaaaaacGTGTATGCGGTTAATGTTTTTCCTAAACGTTTATGATTGGCTAACCGTGTACACAAGTCCCACCCCTAGTGCACaacccagcaaaaatcacatcattctCTTTTTACTAGTTTTTCcagtttaaatgaaaattatggtgcaaaaatgatcactccCATTGAAATCGCAAATATGATCACAATTACAGTTTGTTAAAATAACTGCAATATGactggaatatggtgtgcatgtaaacatagtcaatCTCTCTGAATTTGTGCTACCACACCAACAGTCAGGCCAGTTTAGTTTCACACGCCCACCTTCCTCTGATACATCAGACCATTCAGGGTTTGGAAACTCATATTGGCCCATCCTGATTCTTCTCTTCATTCCAGGAGAGATGGCGAGGCCATGGTTGGAATAAAATGGAGGGTACCCACATAACCTGGTCAGGAACAGTGAAGGTAAAATTAGATGTTACACACATTAAATAATGACAACATATAGGtgaggggggagggagaaaagTAAGGCTGACTTACAGGATATACATAATGACACCCAATGACCACATGTCACATGACTTGTCGTATTTCTCTGGACCGAGAACCtctggagctgcagagagagagaaaaaaaaaaaagagataaggGGAAGTAAGTGACAGAGGGGAGAGATGGTAAATAAGTATTGTGGTATCAGTTGATTCAAACTGCATCTTGATAAGCAAGGACAGGGACaagtgcgtgtgtgcgtgtgtgtgtgtgtgtgtgtgtgtgtgtgtgtgtgtgagggatggGGGTTTAAACAGATCCTTACCCACATAGTAGGGTGTATAACAAGGAGTGGCTAAAGAGTTATGTGAGGTGGTCTCCTTGGCAAAGCCAAAGTCTGTGAGTTTCAGCTGTGCACTTAGCTTCTTAGAGGAATACAGTAGATTCTCTGGCTGCGGAGAAGAAGTCAAAGGTGGAAAAAACAAGGGGTACCCTGTTAGTTACAGCAGGTTTGGAAGTGGTCTTTTGAAATGCTCTCTTTGATTACATTAAATTTCTCTACCAACAGTAGAGAAATGACAAGTCTTAACcagcatattaaaaaaattacaactcAAAGATGGCTCGTTTTTTCATATGCTGTAGGTGACCTGTTGTATCACACAAACCTTGACATCTCTGTGTGCAATGTTGACTGCATGCAGGAACTGGATGGCCTCTCCTATGCTCCGCATGATTTCAGATGCCTCTAACaataaagagacaaaaaatatatattaacagACATGTAAAGTATGATTCAAACTTTCGGCGTGTAACTTGTGGCATACTAAGAGTTGTTGAGTTGGGTGTAGatggtctgaaaatgtctggATTCACAGTGCTCTACAAATGTTGGCAAAGTGAGTTTAGAGGATGCACTTCAAAAAACAATTTGGGTCAAGCCATGACAAGTATACACCATGGGAGGCTACATGCTGTCTTTGCACAAGGAGCTGCAGATGCAAATGTGCATGTCACAAATGGGGTTGGTTAAGGCTTGTGGGACTTAGAAGTAATAACTACATTTAGCTGTTGTAAATGTGTGCCACTTGTATGAGTAGATGCATGTATACATTTATGTTAGCACCTGCTATATCAGAGCATGCTGTATAATCACACAAAAAGATATAGCAGTACTACATAAAGTGCTATAAGTCAATATAGGCTAATTACCTCTCTCTGTGAAGGCCTGGTCTCCTCTGTCCTGGATTTGACTGAACAGTTCTCCTCCATCCATACTGGAAAACATCAATATGTGGATCAGGCACTTAAAGTTATTACAAATCTGATATAATGTATTCATTACTTATCAATAACACTTTTAATGATCTAAATGCTGAATATTTAAGCACATCTTTGAGTCAAAAAAGGGCACAGAGTGAGCACCTACACTGTTGCTATAGGTGAAAAATACCTTGAGTATGCTAGATTTGTTTTGCATTGAGATGGTACTGAATAATGCCTGCACTCTGATGGAAACCATCATACGTGATTGCTCTGTAGGCAGGGTAAGGAAGATAAACATGCGGATGGGTTGTGGTCACAagaaagcagacagacagcggAAACTGAGCCCATTCTTTCTCAATAAGCCCATTcagcttcattcattcataaaagaaacaaaaattgcagaaaatgacactgtgtATTCCACTGCATGCATGCAATTCAATTGAAAGTAATTAAAGGCACTAAGACTACAGATGGCACTAAtcattaattattataattaataatatattaatagcATGATATGATACGACATGATATATGTTGTATGGAGGGATCATATGACTGCATTATGTAACTCTTTAAGACCGAGGCATTCACTGTGGTTTGTATAAGGAAgcaatgaggtttttaaaactTTTCACAGTCAAAAAGGCCCAGCTTTATTACAACATCTTACCAAATAAAAAGCATGTATTTCGAAATAAGTAATAATTTCCACCTGAGAGGCTCAGCAGTTCTGTTCCAAAGTATGGGTCACTGCCTGGGAAACGCATGTCATTGTGATGTCACGACCGATGGTGCCAACCGGCGACATGTTGACTCTCAGCCTGTGAGTCACAGGcttctgattttttgttttctcatggaACGACAATGTTGTGGTATTAGATACCTGTATGTGCTGTTCATACTAAACATGCTAGACTGCTGCTGAGCAGCATGGGCTTGgggcatgacaaaaaaaatcatatgcaTTGAGGATGGCTGAggcagaaaaaacagtgaacTAAAAATCGATAGTTTGGAAACACTACAGATTTTGCAAGAGAGATGGACAACTTGACAAATCAAAtgcaattttcaaaatgtgccaTGCTGCTGCAAAGTACATAGGCAGCACAACTAATGTTATTACACACTTGAGACTGTGACATGGTGTGGATGTGGAGGCATTTGCCAGTGCCCTGGCCTTCCCTGCCTCATGTTTGGATTCACTCTTGGGCTTCCCCAAGAGTGGTGAGTTAGCATACCTACTGCTTAGGCCTGTCGCGATATGAGATAAGTCGGTTAATTGCacggtaaatttaaatgaagtcgGTAACTTTTCTGACTGTGATTATTTGCCACGTTCatgcgtgtttgttttcctcgtctctctctaCCAAAGAGAGCAGACGACAAGAGCATTCACTGTCGTATGTCGTTTGTCAGCGAGGTGAGTTGGTTCATCAGGGTAATGAACGGAGGGGACGCTCTTGTCATCGAGTGTCtttgtgtggggggggggtggggacatgggctacacacacacacacacacagagtgtgaTCTTTGTGAGGTAGAGACGAGGCGGAGAAAAGAACGAACGAGAACGAGATAGAACTTCTTCccaaaccaaacacagcagCCCCAGTGTGGGAATGTTCTGGATTCGAAGCAAATGAGAGAGGGGAGCCCAGTAACCTGGATGAGCCAGTGTGCTGCGTTTGTTTTAAAACTGTCCAAACTAAAAGAGGGAATACgagcagcttcagtgcacaGCTAAAGCACAACCAGCCTGCACAGTTTTcccagttaagaaaaaaaaacaataagccAAGATGCAAAGGGAAGTGTTGGAAGTGTTGACTGTTAAGGAATGTTAGTCTCTATACCTCTCTGCtactgtttaatatttatctaAGTATTGATTACAAAGACtttatcatccattttattcgtggttttggttgtgtgtagtttttgagtgtttttttcttaatagagaaaaagtctattttttatattgtttttggtttttattcaagtgcaatttttgaTAAGATACTGAGAgtccatttcaacatttttggtcgtttttttaaatttatttatttttttttaaaattgtagtgcatttttttgttatcagggccagttggtcttttttttttgtattcataaggtctttatttatttattttggtatttttacatcttatttattttggatatttaatttttcttgtttacatttttaaatattgttgttgaataaatgtttatttctcttcaaaagGGTGTAATTGGatcattatgcctttattatcataatataagtttaaagaatggtctgaaaatgtcaaaattacaacaaaaataaaaatggtcttaaaagcACAATTTATGCAATATTATCACTTATCGCAATAATTTTTGATGGAATTAAGCGCACagcaaaatgtgttattgtgaCAGGCCTACTACTGCTGAAAGAGTGATAAGCACATCTATTGCCTGGAAGTAGTTTTTCTATATTGCACTATGCCTCACTGCTGTTAATCTTGACCATTCTTTATTATGAGCCAGGTGTTATAAAAGTGTACTGTACTGTCAACACATAGATAACACTTGTACGTGACCTGTGAAACTAGTCATGTGCAAGTACACCCTTATTTggttaataaataatcaaactcACTGACATGCATAGCATCATTCCTTTGCATTGTTATATTGCATCAAAGTGCATTGTGTTGAATCAAATCATACTCCATCGCAACTGGGGGGTGGATTGTAAGAAGAGTCTAAACTACGTCATGGGCAAGATATACACTGTATCCTGTAAACAAAAACTCAATGGCACAAGTGGCATACATATCAGCAACAGCAACATGCAGACAGAATCACAAATAAGCACAGCAGGGAGAACCTTCATTTCTTGTCTCAAGTACtatcttagaaaaaaaaaaaaagaaaaaaatatatatatacacacacacacacacacgcacacacacacacacacacacacacacacacacacacacacacacatatatatatatatatatatacatatatatatatatatacacagtacaggccaaaagtttggacacaccttctcattcaatgcgttttctttattttcatgactatttacattgtagattctcactgaaggcatcaaaactatgaataaacacgtggagttatgtacttaacaaaaaaaggtgaaataactgaaaacatgttttatattctagtttcttcaaaaaagccaccctttgctctgattactgctttgcacactcttggcattctctcgatgagcttcaagaggtagtcacctgaaatggt encodes the following:
- the mapkapk2a gene encoding MAP kinase-activated protein kinase 2, translating into MLSNAQNPAGQFAPLHVRSSLQIKKNAITDDYKVTSQVLGLGINGKVLEIYQKKTGDKYALKMLQDCSKARREVELHWRASPCGKIVRIIDVYENLYQGRKCLLIVMERMDGGELFSQIQDRGDQAFTEREASEIMRSIGEAIQFLHAVNIAHRDVKPENLLYSSKKLSAQLKLTDFGFAKETTSHNSLATPCYTPYYVAPEVLGPEKYDKSCDMWSLGVIMYILLCGYPPFYSNHGLAISPGMKRRIRMGQYEFPNPEWSDVSEEAKQLIRTLLKTEPTQRMTITEFMNHPWINQSMEVPQTPLHTSRVLKEEKDTWEEVKGEMTSALATMRVDYEQIKIKNIEDSTNPLLMKRRKKAMAGTQPPAH